In a single window of the Chryseobacterium culicis genome:
- a CDS encoding DUF6624 domain-containing protein, with protein MRKIVALLFGISTLLLNAQQKVNEPLKKELDAIMKIDQGYRKLFHSGITPEKKEELLKELNIDQEEFKKKDWLLVAEQDSLNMQKIENIIAQYGYPGKTLVGEPTNKAAWYVIQHSNKIGKYLPLIKEAGKNKEIPFTLVAMMEDRFLMDGDKEQIYGTQGKGEMTKDKDGKQVFISFVWPVKDLENVNKRRKEAGFDSTIEENAKRMFGQDFKYEPYTLKQVLELRNKNK; from the coding sequence ATGAGAAAAATAGTTGCACTGCTCTTTGGGATTTCAACCCTTCTGTTGAATGCTCAGCAGAAAGTGAACGAACCTTTGAAAAAAGAACTTGATGCTATTATGAAGATAGATCAGGGATACAGAAAGCTTTTTCATTCCGGGATAACTCCTGAGAAAAAAGAAGAGCTACTGAAAGAGCTGAATATAGACCAGGAAGAATTCAAAAAGAAAGACTGGCTGTTGGTGGCTGAACAGGATAGTCTGAACATGCAGAAAATAGAAAATATTATTGCTCAATATGGCTATCCTGGAAAAACATTGGTTGGAGAACCTACGAATAAGGCAGCTTGGTACGTGATCCAACATTCAAACAAAATTGGAAAATATCTGCCTCTCATTAAAGAAGCCGGAAAAAATAAAGAAATTCCTTTCACATTGGTTGCCATGATGGAAGATAGATTTCTGATGGATGGGGACAAAGAACAGATCTATGGAACACAGGGAAAAGGAGAAATGACAAAAGATAAAGATGGAAAACAAGTCTTCATCAGTTTTGTTTGGCCTGTAAAAGATCTTGAAAATGTTAATAAAAGAAGAAAAGAAGCAGGTTTCGATTCTACCATTGAAGAAAATGCCAAAAGAATGTTCGGGCAAGACTTCAAATATGAACCTTATACTTTAAAACAGGTTTTAGAACTAAGAAATAAAAACAAATAA
- the pcaF gene encoding 3-oxoadipyl-CoA thiolase encodes MNNVYIIDYVRTPISKLQGGLSEVRADDLAAIVIKEVVARNPEVPVEEIEDVIFGCANQAGEDNRNVARMGLLLAGLPYKIGGETVNRLCASGMSAVANAFRSIAAGEGEIYIAGGVEHMTRSPYVMSKPSAAFGRDSQMFDTTFGWRFINPKMKELYGVDGMGETAENLADMHQINREDQDKFALWSQQKATKAQESGRLAEEIVKVEIPQRKGDPIVFEKDEFIKPSSSMEGLAKLRPAFRKEGTVTAGNASGMNDGAAALILASEEAVKKYGLKPKVKILGSSVAGVEPRIMGIGPVEATQKLLKRLNLSLEDMDVIELNEAFAAQALAVTRSLGLKDDDTRINPNGGAIAIGHPLGVSGARIVGSAAMELQKQDKKYALCTLCIGVGQGYAMVIEKV; translated from the coding sequence ATGAACAACGTATACATCATAGACTATGTCAGAACTCCCATCTCAAAATTACAGGGAGGATTATCAGAAGTAAGAGCAGATGATTTAGCAGCTATTGTTATTAAAGAAGTAGTCGCAAGAAATCCTGAAGTTCCTGTGGAGGAAATTGAGGATGTTATTTTCGGATGTGCCAATCAGGCGGGTGAAGATAACAGAAATGTTGCAAGAATGGGGCTTTTACTGGCAGGTCTTCCTTATAAAATCGGTGGAGAGACTGTCAACAGACTATGTGCTTCAGGAATGTCTGCGGTAGCGAATGCATTTCGTTCTATTGCTGCAGGAGAAGGAGAAATTTATATTGCAGGAGGAGTAGAGCATATGACGCGTTCTCCTTATGTGATGTCAAAACCTAGCGCAGCTTTCGGAAGAGACAGTCAGATGTTTGATACTACTTTCGGATGGCGTTTCATCAACCCTAAAATGAAAGAATTATATGGGGTTGACGGAATGGGAGAAACAGCAGAAAACTTAGCCGATATGCACCAGATCAACAGAGAAGATCAGGATAAATTTGCCCTTTGGTCTCAGCAGAAAGCTACTAAAGCACAGGAGAGCGGAAGACTGGCAGAAGAAATTGTAAAAGTTGAAATTCCTCAGAGAAAAGGAGATCCTATTGTTTTCGAAAAAGATGAATTTATTAAGCCTTCTTCTTCTATGGAAGGTCTGGCAAAACTTCGTCCTGCTTTCAGAAAAGAAGGAACAGTAACTGCTGGAAACGCTTCAGGAATGAATGATGGGGCAGCTGCTTTAATTTTAGCAAGTGAAGAAGCCGTAAAAAAATATGGTTTAAAGCCAAAAGTAAAAATTCTGGGATCATCTGTAGCAGGTGTTGAACCAAGAATTATGGGAATTGGGCCGGTAGAAGCTACTCAAAAATTATTAAAGAGATTGAATCTTTCTTTGGAAGATATGGATGTCATTGAATTAAACGAAGCGTTTGCAGCACAAGCACTTGCTGTAACGAGAAGCTTAGGCTTAAAAGATGATGACACCAGAATAAACCCAAATGGAGGAGCTATTGCCATTGGTCACCCGCTTGGAGTTTCCGGAGCAAGGATTGTAGGTTCTGCAGCAATGGAACTTCAGAAACAGGATAAAAAATATGCATTGTGTACCCTTTGTATCGGTGTAGGACAAGGATATGCAATGGTGATTGAAAAAGTATAA
- a CDS encoding transferase hexapeptide repeat family protein, with the protein MNIYSYHGIRPIIKPSAYIHPQAVIIGNVEIGEEVYIGPNAVIRGDWGKIIIKDGANVQENCTLHVFPNIETILEESAHIGHGAIIHSGHIGKNCLIGMNSVVMDKAYIGDESIVGALAFVPANFRCEPRKLVVGSPAKIIRDVSDEMIHWKTEGTKLYQELAREGKEAILPCEPFTEYVQQIPTKIVDYSIWDDIK; encoded by the coding sequence ATGAACATCTACTCATACCACGGGATTCGTCCCATTATAAAACCATCTGCTTACATTCATCCGCAGGCAGTCATTATCGGGAATGTAGAAATAGGTGAAGAAGTATATATCGGTCCCAATGCAGTAATCCGTGGTGACTGGGGAAAAATTATCATTAAAGATGGAGCCAATGTACAGGAAAACTGTACCCTTCATGTTTTCCCCAATATAGAAACCATTTTAGAAGAATCTGCACATATCGGACATGGAGCAATCATTCATTCAGGTCATATTGGAAAAAACTGTCTGATCGGAATGAATTCTGTTGTAATGGACAAAGCCTATATCGGTGATGAAAGTATTGTCGGAGCATTGGCTTTTGTTCCTGCCAATTTCAGATGTGAACCAAGAAAATTAGTGGTGGGAAGTCCTGCAAAAATTATCCGTGATGTTTCTGACGAAATGATCCACTGGAAAACAGAAGGAACAAAACTATATCAGGAACTGGCAAGAGAAGGAAAAGAAGCTATTCTGCCTTGTGAACCTTTTACAGAATACGTTCAGCAGATCCCAACCAAAATTGTGGATTACAGTATCTGGGATGATATCAAATAA
- a CDS encoding alpha/beta hydrolase: MIKKIALVCSMMLAMNGVVSAQTVTSKPLTIGEVRTIKSKTLNEDRTLNIYLPQGFDKTKSYPVIYLLDGSMNEDFIHVTGLVQFFNQMYSMPETIVVGVANIDRKRDFTFHTDLKDLQKDYPTTGHSDKFIAFVEKELKPYVESQFKTTEKYLFGQSLGGLLATEILLKKPEMFNNYFIISPSLWWDDESLLKQAPQLLSKSPDTKKFVYVSVGKGEHPVMIKDAEAFYDVLKKAGKKNWTLEYKMMETDNHATILHRSLYEGLVKMFPYQEPK, translated from the coding sequence ATGATTAAAAAAATTGCACTTGTGTGCAGCATGATGTTGGCGATGAATGGTGTAGTATCAGCACAGACTGTTACTTCAAAACCATTGACAATCGGAGAAGTGAGGACGATTAAGTCCAAAACGTTAAATGAAGACAGAACGTTGAATATTTATCTTCCACAGGGATTTGATAAAACAAAATCATATCCTGTAATCTATCTGTTGGATGGAAGTATGAATGAAGATTTTATTCACGTGACAGGATTAGTCCAATTCTTTAATCAGATGTATTCCATGCCGGAAACCATTGTGGTGGGAGTTGCTAATATAGACAGAAAAAGAGATTTTACTTTTCATACAGATTTGAAAGACTTACAGAAAGATTATCCTACAACAGGACACTCAGATAAGTTTATTGCATTTGTTGAAAAAGAATTAAAACCTTATGTGGAAAGTCAGTTCAAAACCACAGAGAAATACCTTTTTGGTCAATCTTTAGGAGGGCTTTTGGCCACAGAAATCCTTTTGAAAAAACCGGAAATGTTCAACAACTACTTTATCATTAGCCCAAGTTTGTGGTGGGATGACGAAAGCCTTTTAAAACAAGCTCCACAATTACTTTCAAAATCTCCGGATACTAAAAAGTTTGTCTATGTGTCTGTAGGGAAAGGAGAACATCCGGTGATGATAAAAGATGCCGAAGCTTTCTACGATGTTTTGAAAAAAGCAGGAAAGAAAAACTGGACATTAGAATATAAAATGATGGAAACAGACAATCACGCCACTATTCTTCACAGAAGTTTATATGAAGGACTGGTAAAGATGTTTCCGTATCAGGAACCGAAATAA